A single Entelurus aequoreus isolate RoL-2023_Sb linkage group LG11, RoL_Eaeq_v1.1, whole genome shotgun sequence DNA region contains:
- the lpcat3 gene encoding lysophospholipid acyltransferase 5 isoform X1 yields MAAPWMEKLSQTLGSPEPAVRLIFSILIGYPFALFYRHFLFYQPATIIHLFHALSGLALATFNFGPQIYHSAVCILVQFLMLRLMGRTVTAVLSSFSFQMLYLLAGYYYTATEEYDIKWTMPHCVLTLKLIGLAFDYYDGGKEPEELTSQQKSAALSSTLSLLEVCGFSYFYGGFLVGPQFTLRSYQRLVAGELSDCPGKPPNSLVPALKRFSLGFLFLAIFAIFSPHYQESYYLTDEYDAQPFWYRCVFILIWAKIILYKYVCCWLIAEGVCILTGLGYNGVIEGEHQWDACANMKVWLFETTPHFGGTIASFNINTNAWAARHVFKRLKFLGNKLLSHVSTLFFLTIWHGLHSGYVLCFSLEFFIIILERQAQALVQDSPALTKLANSSLYPLIYVIQQFIHWLLMGYALVPFCIFTYDKWLKVYTSVYFCGHVFLLVVFLVMPYLRKALVPNRERSQDKQD; encoded by the exons ATGGCGGCTCCCTGGATGGAGAAGCTATCGCAGACTTTGGGTTCTCCCGAGCCTGCTGTTCGGCTTATATTTTCTATATTAATCG GGTATCCCTTCGCTCTTTTTTACAGGCATTTCTTGTTCTACCAGCCAGCCACCATTATCCACCTGTTCCATGCCTTATCCGGACTGGCTCTAGCAACATTCAACTTTG GTCCCCAGATTTATCACTCGGCGGTATGTATCCTCGTCCAGTTCCTGATGCTGAGGCTCATGGGAAGGACGGTCACAGCCGTTTTGAGCAGCTTCAGCTTTCAAATG TTATACCTGTTGGCAGGCTATTACTACACAGCGACGGAAGAGTATGACATTAAGTGGACGATGCCTCACTGTGTGCTCACGCTCAAACTTATCG GTTTGGCATTTGATTACTATGACGGCGGGAAAGAACCA GAGGAGCTGACTTCACAGCAGAAAAGCGCAGCCCTGTCGTCCACGCTCTCGCTGCTGGAGGTGTGCGGCTTCTCTTACTTCTACGGGGGCTTCCTGGTGGGCCCCCAGTTCACGCTGCGCAGCTACCAAAGGCTGGTGGCTGGGGAGCTCAGCGACTGCCCTGGAAAGCCTCCAAACAG CCTTGTACCAGCGCTGAAGAGGTTTTCTCTAGGTTTTCTCTTCCTGGCTATCTTTGCAATATTCAGCCCTCATTACCAGGAGAGCTACTACCTGACAGATGAATACGAT GCTCAGCCATTCTGGTATCGCTGCGTCTTCATTCTGATTTGGGCTAAAATCATATTGTATAAATACGTCTGCTGCTGGCTAATAGCC GAAGGCGTATGCATCTTGACAGGGCTCGGGTACAACGGCGTGATAGAGGGCGAGCACCAGTGGGACGCCTGCGCCAATATGAAGGTGTGGCTCTTCGAGACCACGCCGCATTTCGGGGGAACCATCGCCTCATTTAACATCAACACCAACGCCTGGGCCGCCAG GCATGTGTTTAAGCGGCTGAAGTTCTTGGGCAACAAGTTGCTGTCCCATGTGTCCACTTTGTTCTTTCTGACCATTTGGCATGGACTCCACTCTGGATACGTTCTTTGTTTCTCCTTGGAGTTCTTCATCATAATTTTGGAGAGACAG GCCCAGGCGTTGGTGCAGGACAGTCCAGCGCTCACAAAGTTGGCCAACAGCTCCCTCTACCCGCTCATATACGTCATCCAGCAGTTCATCCACTGGCTCTTGATGGGATACGCACTGGTGCCCTTCTGTATCTTTACCTACGACAAATGGCTAAAG GTGTACACATCAGTCTACTTCTGCGGTCACGTTTTCCTCCTCGTAGTCTTTTTAGTCATGCCATACTTGCGAAAGGCACTGGTGCCCAACAGGGAACGCAGCCAGGACAAGCAGGATTAA
- the lpcat3 gene encoding lysophospholipid acyltransferase 5 isoform X2, which yields MAAPWMEKLSQTLGSPEPAVRLIFSILIGYPFALFYRHFLFYQPATIIHLFHALSGLALATFNFGPQIYHSAVCILVQFLMLRLMGRTVTAVLSSFSFQMEELTSQQKSAALSSTLSLLEVCGFSYFYGGFLVGPQFTLRSYQRLVAGELSDCPGKPPNSLVPALKRFSLGFLFLAIFAIFSPHYQESYYLTDEYDAQPFWYRCVFILIWAKIILYKYVCCWLIAEGVCILTGLGYNGVIEGEHQWDACANMKVWLFETTPHFGGTIASFNINTNAWAARHVFKRLKFLGNKLLSHVSTLFFLTIWHGLHSGYVLCFSLEFFIIILERQAQALVQDSPALTKLANSSLYPLIYVIQQFIHWLLMGYALVPFCIFTYDKWLKVYTSVYFCGHVFLLVVFLVMPYLRKALVPNRERSQDKQD from the exons ATGGCGGCTCCCTGGATGGAGAAGCTATCGCAGACTTTGGGTTCTCCCGAGCCTGCTGTTCGGCTTATATTTTCTATATTAATCG GGTATCCCTTCGCTCTTTTTTACAGGCATTTCTTGTTCTACCAGCCAGCCACCATTATCCACCTGTTCCATGCCTTATCCGGACTGGCTCTAGCAACATTCAACTTTG GTCCCCAGATTTATCACTCGGCGGTATGTATCCTCGTCCAGTTCCTGATGCTGAGGCTCATGGGAAGGACGGTCACAGCCGTTTTGAGCAGCTTCAGCTTTCAAATG GAGGAGCTGACTTCACAGCAGAAAAGCGCAGCCCTGTCGTCCACGCTCTCGCTGCTGGAGGTGTGCGGCTTCTCTTACTTCTACGGGGGCTTCCTGGTGGGCCCCCAGTTCACGCTGCGCAGCTACCAAAGGCTGGTGGCTGGGGAGCTCAGCGACTGCCCTGGAAAGCCTCCAAACAG CCTTGTACCAGCGCTGAAGAGGTTTTCTCTAGGTTTTCTCTTCCTGGCTATCTTTGCAATATTCAGCCCTCATTACCAGGAGAGCTACTACCTGACAGATGAATACGAT GCTCAGCCATTCTGGTATCGCTGCGTCTTCATTCTGATTTGGGCTAAAATCATATTGTATAAATACGTCTGCTGCTGGCTAATAGCC GAAGGCGTATGCATCTTGACAGGGCTCGGGTACAACGGCGTGATAGAGGGCGAGCACCAGTGGGACGCCTGCGCCAATATGAAGGTGTGGCTCTTCGAGACCACGCCGCATTTCGGGGGAACCATCGCCTCATTTAACATCAACACCAACGCCTGGGCCGCCAG GCATGTGTTTAAGCGGCTGAAGTTCTTGGGCAACAAGTTGCTGTCCCATGTGTCCACTTTGTTCTTTCTGACCATTTGGCATGGACTCCACTCTGGATACGTTCTTTGTTTCTCCTTGGAGTTCTTCATCATAATTTTGGAGAGACAG GCCCAGGCGTTGGTGCAGGACAGTCCAGCGCTCACAAAGTTGGCCAACAGCTCCCTCTACCCGCTCATATACGTCATCCAGCAGTTCATCCACTGGCTCTTGATGGGATACGCACTGGTGCCCTTCTGTATCTTTACCTACGACAAATGGCTAAAG GTGTACACATCAGTCTACTTCTGCGGTCACGTTTTCCTCCTCGTAGTCTTTTTAGTCATGCCATACTTGCGAAAGGCACTGGTGCCCAACAGGGAACGCAGCCAGGACAAGCAGGATTAA